A region from the Bifidobacteriaceae bacterium genome encodes:
- the recR gene encoding recombination mediator RecR, with product MVFSGALQDLVDELASLPGVGPKGASRIAFHILNAPAEDVERLVGALGAVKEKVRLCERCFNIAEQPLCAVCQDPRRDQAVICVVSEPKDVIAIERTREYRGLYHVLGGAISPIRGIGPDDLHIRELLARLGAEPVGEVIVATDPNIEGEATATYLARALRALEIPVTRLASGLPVGGDLEYADEVTLSRALEGRRSL from the coding sequence CTGGTGTTCAGCGGCGCCTTGCAGGATTTGGTGGATGAGCTGGCGTCGTTGCCGGGGGTTGGGCCGAAGGGCGCCAGCCGAATCGCGTTCCACATCCTCAACGCCCCGGCCGAAGACGTGGAGCGGCTGGTCGGCGCCTTGGGCGCGGTCAAAGAGAAGGTGCGGCTGTGCGAGCGGTGCTTCAACATCGCGGAGCAGCCGCTCTGCGCGGTCTGCCAGGATCCGCGCCGCGACCAGGCGGTCATCTGCGTTGTGTCCGAGCCCAAAGACGTCATCGCGATCGAGCGGACCAGGGAGTACCGGGGGCTGTACCACGTGCTCGGCGGGGCGATCAGCCCCATCCGGGGGATTGGTCCGGACGACCTGCACATCCGCGAACTGCTGGCGCGGCTGGGCGCCGAACCCGTTGGGGAGGTGATCGTGGCGACCGACCCGAATATCGAGGGCGAGGCGACCGCCACCTACCTGGCCCGGGCCCTGAGGGCGCTGGAGATACCGGTCACCCGGCTCGCCTCCGGCCTGCCGGTGGGCGGCGACCTGGAATACGCCGACGAGGTCACGTTGTCCCGCGCGCTTGAGGGCCGCCGCAGCCTGTGA
- a CDS encoding O-acetyl-ADP-ribose deacetylase: protein MRIELTQGDITRQAVDAIVNAANSALLGGGGVDGAIHRAAGPALLAECEELRRTRLPDGLPVGQAVATGAGGLPCRWVIHTVGPNRHAGETDPALLRSCFAESLRVADQLGARSVAFPAVSAGVYGWAADAVARAAQEALTETETDVELVRFVLFSAPVLAAFEQVFPA from the coding sequence GTGCGAATCGAACTGACTCAGGGCGACATCACTCGTCAGGCGGTGGACGCCATTGTGAACGCGGCGAACTCGGCGCTCCTCGGGGGAGGCGGCGTCGATGGCGCTATCCACCGCGCCGCCGGGCCGGCGTTGCTGGCGGAATGCGAAGAGCTGCGGCGCACCAGGCTGCCGGACGGCCTGCCGGTGGGCCAGGCCGTCGCCACGGGCGCCGGCGGGTTGCCCTGCCGCTGGGTTATCCACACCGTGGGCCCGAATCGCCACGCGGGCGAAACCGACCCGGCGCTGCTGCGAAGCTGCTTCGCGGAGTCTTTGCGGGTCGCCGACCAGTTGGGCGCCCGGTCGGTCGCGTTTCCGGCCGTCAGCGCCGGTGTCTACGGCTGGGCCGCCGATGCCGTCGCGCGGGCCGCCCAAGAAGCCCTCACGGAGACGGAAACGGACGTTGAGCTTGTCCGGTTCGTCCTTTTCAGCGCGCCGGTCTTGGCGGCGTTTGAGCAGGTCTTCCCCGCCTGA
- a CDS encoding AAA family ATPase, whose amino-acid sequence MSQPVPPSPWDQPPSPDAAAPPSPPTASSPVSSGTPLGSDPPAALGDGEGSARAHGETALGDGSADGVTPGWLRPGEKATPLWLRTFYASLPVTAVTVIHGGVHDLHPIPVGGALRPATTANAIWQVLSEAGFAALLTFDPLNGLVIRRVAAGREHAEIRKALARRTKPGLVDKLLRTPAERAIEASNDPNSAEISFMGMDAIAEAVASIEDPAMALAIDYTSQMREDAGPTDQGFKQLMLASLMLADAHALFNDQPIRFAWPGRAAFQRHPVIWLVDRPDDLPPWLTRGDGIWQIAISQPDVDTRLRVADLLIADQVAPEQRPEVAQRFADATEGFTTRGMFEAVKLAAGTNSVAQDIEGAVRTYREGLRENPWQSQRLREQLADGAAVLRRRVRGQDEAVGRVLDILKRSALGLTNAHQRKPSTAPRGVLYFAGPTGVGKTEMVKAITELVFADERAMVRFDMTEFQDDHAKIRLVGAPPSYVGYGSGGELTNAIMERPHSIVLFDEMDKAGREVYDLFLQILSDGRLTDGSGRTALFNEALIVFTSNQGVAASGDLLKLDLTDPEQAAVYDARILHAVQRHFRETLGRPELLGRLGDNIVVFRPMRGQVALDLASQFIDTILSSTRIRVGNQVTITDAARAQLIAAVTGDEDLAAGGRGITSALERRLTNPLGRVLFGIGPDQPVTVRALGVDRAGEPAVEVDLR is encoded by the coding sequence ATGAGCCAGCCAGTTCCGCCCAGTCCGTGGGACCAACCGCCATCGCCCGATGCCGCCGCGCCTCCCAGCCCGCCCACCGCCTCCAGCCCGGTTTCGTCCGGCACCCCGCTCGGAAGTGACCCGCCGGCCGCGTTAGGCGACGGCGAGGGGTCGGCGCGGGCACATGGGGAGACGGCATTGGGCGATGGCTCGGCGGACGGAGTCACGCCGGGGTGGCTCCGGCCAGGCGAGAAGGCCACGCCCTTGTGGCTGCGGACGTTCTACGCCTCGCTGCCGGTGACCGCTGTCACCGTGATCCACGGCGGGGTCCACGACCTGCACCCAATCCCGGTTGGGGGCGCGCTCAGGCCCGCGACCACGGCGAACGCGATCTGGCAGGTGCTGAGCGAGGCGGGGTTCGCGGCGCTGCTGACGTTCGACCCGTTGAATGGCCTGGTGATCCGCAGGGTGGCGGCGGGCCGCGAGCATGCGGAGATCCGCAAGGCGCTCGCCCGGCGAACCAAGCCGGGGCTGGTGGACAAGCTCCTGCGGACGCCCGCCGAACGGGCGATCGAGGCGTCAAACGACCCGAACTCGGCGGAGATCAGCTTCATGGGGATGGACGCGATCGCGGAGGCGGTCGCCTCGATCGAGGATCCCGCAATGGCGTTGGCGATCGACTACACCTCCCAAATGCGCGAGGACGCCGGGCCGACGGACCAGGGGTTCAAACAGCTCATGCTGGCCTCGCTCATGCTGGCGGACGCGCACGCCCTGTTCAACGACCAGCCGATCCGGTTCGCGTGGCCGGGCCGGGCCGCCTTCCAGCGCCATCCCGTGATCTGGCTGGTGGACCGGCCAGACGACCTGCCGCCTTGGCTGACCAGGGGTGACGGGATCTGGCAGATCGCCATCAGCCAGCCGGACGTCGACACCCGCCTGCGGGTGGCCGACCTGTTGATCGCGGATCAGGTCGCCCCCGAACAGCGGCCGGAGGTGGCGCAGCGGTTCGCGGACGCGACGGAGGGGTTCACCACCCGGGGCATGTTTGAGGCGGTCAAATTGGCGGCCGGGACCAATTCGGTGGCGCAGGACATTGAGGGCGCTGTGCGCACCTACCGGGAAGGACTGCGGGAAAACCCGTGGCAGTCGCAACGTCTGCGCGAACAGTTGGCGGATGGAGCGGCGGTGCTCCGCCGGCGGGTTCGCGGCCAGGACGAGGCGGTGGGCCGGGTGCTTGACATCCTCAAGCGGTCCGCCTTGGGCCTGACCAACGCGCACCAGCGAAAACCCTCCACCGCCCCACGTGGAGTGCTGTACTTCGCCGGTCCGACCGGGGTCGGCAAGACCGAGATGGTCAAGGCGATCACCGAGTTGGTGTTCGCGGACGAACGGGCCATGGTTCGTTTCGACATGACCGAGTTTCAGGACGACCATGCCAAGATTCGGCTGGTCGGGGCGCCCCCCAGCTATGTGGGATACGGTTCGGGCGGCGAGCTCACGAACGCGATCATGGAGCGGCCCCACTCGATAGTCCTGTTCGATGAGATGGACAAAGCCGGCCGCGAGGTTTACGACCTGTTCCTGCAGATTCTGTCCGACGGCCGGTTAACCGACGGCTCGGGCCGCACGGCGCTGTTCAACGAGGCGCTGATCGTGTTCACGTCCAACCAAGGTGTGGCCGCCTCCGGCGACCTGCTCAAGTTAGATCTGACCGACCCGGAGCAGGCCGCCGTCTACGACGCCAGGATTCTTCACGCCGTCCAACGGCATTTCCGTGAAACGCTTGGGCGTCCGGAGCTGTTGGGCCGTCTGGGCGACAACATTGTGGTGTTCCGGCCCATGCGCGGCCAGGTCGCGTTGGACCTGGCCAGCCAGTTCATCGACACCATTCTCTCCAGCACCCGCATCCGGGTTGGCAACCAGGTCACCATCACTGACGCGGCGCGCGCGCAGTTGATCGCGGCGGTCACCGGCGATGAAGACTTGGCCGCCGGGGGCAGGGGCATAACCAGCGCCCTGGAACGGCGCCTGACCAACCCGTTGGGCCGGGTCCTGTTCGGGATTGGACCCGACCAGCCGGTCACGGTCCGGGCTCTGGGCGTTGACCGGGCGGGCGAGCCGGCCGTGGAGGTGGACTTGCGGTGA
- a CDS encoding DUF4143 domain-containing protein, which translates to MDTKAVLGHSYRPRVIDPLVTEALSTSGAVLIEGPRACGKTMTAMNAASSYAFLDDPATAQIAAISPAAVLDGASPRLLDEWQLAPDLWNLVRRRVDAAPRKGLFLLTGSAVPADDATRHTGAGRILRLRERTSTWAEKSVPHAPAGVSLTGLFNNGLPRADLSDAMTYQDVVEQLLRPGFPAMTTLAPERAFRLLRAYIDEVARADVPRLADGRREPAVVARVIAAVARSVASEVSYTTLAADVGEVSPSIKPETAAEYVRLLERLFVVETQPAWTPRLRSRARLRRSAKVHLADPALAAAALGAGRERLQRDPATVGLLFESAVFHDLSVFAELLGGEVRHYRDSNGHEIDAVVALPDGRWAAVEVKLGGGQAPPAAESLARAVAQIDPVAAGEPAFRLIVTGTGQTYVMGDGTITCPLRALRP; encoded by the coding sequence GTGGACACCAAAGCAGTACTGGGACACTCCTACCGACCGCGGGTCATCGACCCCCTGGTAACGGAGGCGCTGTCGACCTCCGGAGCCGTGCTGATCGAAGGGCCGCGAGCTTGCGGCAAGACCATGACGGCCATGAACGCGGCATCGTCCTACGCCTTCCTGGATGATCCCGCAACGGCCCAGATAGCCGCGATCTCCCCGGCAGCGGTCCTGGACGGCGCCAGTCCACGGCTCCTGGACGAATGGCAGCTTGCCCCCGATTTGTGGAACCTAGTACGCCGCCGTGTTGACGCGGCTCCCCGAAAAGGGTTGTTCTTGCTCACCGGTTCCGCCGTTCCCGCAGACGACGCGACACGGCACACTGGAGCCGGCCGCATTCTGCGCCTCAGGGAACGCACTTCGACTTGGGCGGAGAAATCGGTCCCACACGCGCCGGCCGGAGTTAGCTTGACCGGCTTGTTCAACAACGGCCTGCCCCGCGCGGATCTATCGGACGCAATGACCTACCAAGATGTGGTGGAACAACTGTTGCGCCCCGGGTTTCCCGCGATGACCACACTGGCGCCCGAACGCGCCTTCAGGCTGCTCAGGGCCTACATTGATGAGGTCGCGCGCGCTGATGTGCCAAGGCTGGCCGACGGGCGAAGGGAACCGGCGGTGGTGGCGCGCGTGATCGCGGCCGTCGCCCGGTCGGTCGCGTCGGAGGTCTCCTACACCACCCTCGCCGCAGATGTGGGCGAGGTTTCGCCATCGATCAAGCCTGAGACGGCGGCCGAATATGTCCGCTTGCTGGAGCGCCTTTTTGTGGTCGAGACCCAACCGGCCTGGACGCCCCGTCTCCGCTCCCGGGCGCGTCTTCGCAGGTCGGCCAAGGTGCATCTGGCCGATCCCGCGTTGGCCGCCGCCGCTTTGGGCGCGGGCCGCGAGCGGCTGCAGCGCGACCCCGCGACAGTCGGCCTGCTCTTCGAGAGCGCTGTTTTCCACGATCTCAGCGTGTTCGCAGAGTTGCTGGGGGGCGAAGTGCGTCATTACCGCGACTCCAACGGGCATGAGATCGACGCCGTTGTGGCGCTGCCGGACGGCCGATGGGCGGCCGTCGAGGTTAAGCTTGGCGGCGGCCAGGCGCCGCCCGCCGCAGAGTCGTTGGCCCGTGCGGTGGCGCAAATCGACCCTGTGGCGGCCGGGGAGCCCGCGTTCCGTCTAATCGTGACCGGAACCGGCCAAACCTATGTCATGGGCGACGGCACCATCACCTGCCCGT